One window of Zalophus californianus isolate mZalCal1 chromosome 3, mZalCal1.pri.v2, whole genome shotgun sequence genomic DNA carries:
- the LOC113920089 gene encoding prostaglandin reductase 1, translating into MVHAKSWTLKKHFEGSPTHSNFELKTVELPSLKNGEVLLEALFLTVDPYMRVAAKRLKEGDMMMGQQVARVVESKNSAFPAGTVVVAFSGWTTHSISDGKDLEKLPAEWPDTLPVSLALGTVGMTGLTAYFGLLDICGVKGGETVMVNAAAGAVGSVVGQIAKLKGCKVVGAAGSDEKLAYLKKLGYDVAFNYKTVESLEETLKKASPDGYDCYFDNVGGEFSNIVIPQMKKFGRIAICGAISTYNSTCPPPPGPPPENIIYQQLRLEGFIVTRWQGEVRQKALKDLLKWVIEGKIQYHEYIIEGFENMPATFMGMLKGDNLGKTIVKV; encoded by the coding sequence ATGGTTCATGCTAAGAGCTGGACCCTGAAGAAGCACTTTGAAGGCAGCCCTACTCATAGTAACTTTGAGTTAAAGACAGTTGAACTCCCATCCTTAAAAAATGGAGAGGTCCTGCTGGAAGCTTTGTTCCTTACCGTGGATCCTTATATGAGAGTGGCGGCCAAAAGATTGAAGGAGGGTGATATGATGATGGGGCAGCAAGTGGCCAGAGTTGTGGAAAGTAAAAACTCAGCCTTCCCAGCAGGAACTGTGGTAGTGGCTTTTTCAGGCTGGACGACGCACTCTATTTCTGATGGGAAAGATCTGGAAAAGCTACCCGCAGAATGGCCAGACACGTTACCGGTGTCTTTGGCTCTGGGAACAGTGGGCATGACAGGGCTAACAGCCTACTTTGGCCTACTTGACATCTGTGGTGTGAAGGGTGGAGAAACAGTGATGGTTAATGCAGCAGCAGGAGCAGTGGGCTCTGTGGTGGGGCAGATAGCTAAGCTCAAGGGCTGCAAAGTTGTTGGAGCAGCAGGGTCTGACGAAAAGCTTGCCTACCTCAAAAAGCTTGGATATGATGTTGCCTTTAACTACAAAACAGTAGAGTCTTTggaagaaactttgaaaaaagCCTCTCCTGATGGTTATGATTGTTACTTCGATAATGTAGGTGGAGAGTTTTCAAACATTGTTATCCCCCAGatgaagaaatttggaagaattGCTATATGTGGGGCCATCTCTACATATAATAGTActtgccctcctcccccaggcccacccccagAGAATATTATCTATCAGCAGCTCCGCCTGGAAGGGTTCATCGTCACCCGCTGGCAAGGAGAGGTCCGCCAGAAGGCTCTGAAAGACTTGCTGAAATGGGTCATAGAGGGTAAAATCCAGTACCATGAATACATCATCGAAGGATTTGAAAACATGCCAGCTACATTCATGGGAATGCTGAAAGGAGATAATTTGGGAAAAACAATAgtgaaagtatga